A region from the Gossypium hirsutum isolate 1008001.06 chromosome A08, Gossypium_hirsutum_v2.1, whole genome shotgun sequence genome encodes:
- the LOC121203020 gene encoding putative pectate lyase 2 has translation MNEIDKCWRGNPLWQSQRQQLAKCSVGFAGKMINNIGKDVVKYKVTDASDDPLSPKPGTLRYGTTMIKGKVWITFKNSMTITLQRPLLLSSFTAIDGRGIDVHITGVGCLLVYQATDIIIHGLRIHHCKAQPPSTVMGPNAKVIPLGKMDGDAIRLVTARKVWIDHNTLYECQDGLLDVTRGSTDITISNNWFRNQDKVMLLGHDDGHLRDKNMKVTVIFNHFGPNCNQRMPRVRHGYAHVANNFYQGWEQYAIGGSMSPSIKSEANFFVAPNDAGNKEVTWRKGEKGLWKFYSVGDVFKNGASFSKQTGVGGAKPNYNREQDFKVVDAGSVKELTSESGVLRCSRSLMC, from the exons ATGAATGAAATCGATAAATGTTGGAGAGGTAACCCTCTTTGGCAGAGTCAAAGACAACAATTGGCCAAATGCTCTGTTGGTTTTGCTGGCAAAATGATCAACAACATCGGCAAAGATGTCGTGAAATACAAGGTCACCGATGCTTCTGATGACCCTTTAAGTCCTAAACCAGGGACCCTTCGTTACGGAACCACAATGATCAAAGGTAAAGTATGGATCACATTCAAAAATAGCATGACCATCACACTCCAAAGACCACTTCTCTTAAGCAGCTTCACCGCCATCGACGGTCGTGGTATCGATGTCCACATAACCGGCGTCGGGTGCCTGCTAGTGTACCAAGCGACCGATATTATCATCCATGGGCTTCGCATACACCATTGCAAAGCCCAACCACCTAGCACCGTGATGGGTCCAAATGCGAAGGTGATCCCTTTAGGAAAAATGGATGGAGACGCTATAAGATTGGTCACTGCAAGGAAAGTGTGGATCGATCATAACACATTGTATGAGTGTCAAGACGGTCTCCTCGATGTTACTCGTGGTTCTACAGACATCACCATATCGAACAACTGGTTCAGGAACCAAGACAAAGTCATGCTCCTTGGGCACGACGACGGTCATTTGAGAGACAAAAACATGAAGGTCACtgtcattttcaatcatttcggaCCTAACTGCAACCAAAGAATGCCAAG AGTTCGCCATGGATATGCGCATGTAGCTAACAATTTTTACCAAGGGTGGGAGCAATATGCCATAGGTGGAAGCATGAGCCCCAGCATCAAGAGCGAAGCTAATTTTTTCGTCGCTCCGAATGATGCTGGGAACAAAGAGGTAACATGGAGAAAAGGGGAAAAAGGGTTATGGAAATTTTATTCGGTAGGGGATGTTTTCAAAAATGGAGCATCTTTCAGTAAGCAAACAGGTGTAGGTGGGGCAAAGCCTAACTATAACCGAGAACAGGATTTTAAAGTTGTCGATGCTGGGTCTGTTAAAGAATTGACAAGTGAATCTGGTGTTTTAAGATGCTCTAGGAGTTTAATGTGCTAA